In one window of Gossypium arboreum isolate Shixiya-1 chromosome 4, ASM2569848v2, whole genome shotgun sequence DNA:
- the LOC108458263 gene encoding phosphate transporter PHO1 homolog 7-like isoform X1 — translation MSGKLQFNSCKQILLALLLFITRRMSNQKYKDQQFWSQLKEDQLSVQLLSCIFLKIQPPANSSVALNILLRFAWMQTVLNFKVSLHRETLAAIVASLEIIHRGIWNFFRLENEHLNNFGKFRAFKSVPLPFNYEDDEDRDV, via the exons ATGAGTGGGAAACTGCAGTTCAACAGTTGCAAACAGATCCTTCTGGCTCTGCTTCTGTTCATAACTAGAAG GATGAGCAACCAGAAGTACAAGGACCAGCAGTTTTGGTCTCAACTGAAAGAGGATCAACTATCAGTCCAATTG CTTAGTTGCATTTTCTTAAAAATCCAACCGCCGGCGAATTCCTCTGTG GCATTGAATATATTGCTGAGATTTGCATGGATGCAAACAGTGTTGAATTTTAAGGTGTCTTTACACAGAGAAACATTAGCTGCTATTGTTGCCAGTCTAGAGATCATTCATCGCGGCATCTGGAATTTCTTCAG GTTGGAGAATGAACATTTGAACAATTTTGGCAAGTTCCGTGCATTTAAATCAGTACCATTGCCTTTCAACTATGAAGATGACGAAGATAGGGATGTTTAG
- the LOC108458263 gene encoding phosphate transporter PHO1 homolog 7-like isoform X2 — protein sequence MSGKLQFNSCKQILLALLLFITRRMSNQKYKDQQFWSQLKEDQLSVQLALNILLRFAWMQTVLNFKVSLHRETLAAIVASLEIIHRGIWNFFRLENEHLNNFGKFRAFKSVPLPFNYEDDEDRDV from the exons ATGAGTGGGAAACTGCAGTTCAACAGTTGCAAACAGATCCTTCTGGCTCTGCTTCTGTTCATAACTAGAAG GATGAGCAACCAGAAGTACAAGGACCAGCAGTTTTGGTCTCAACTGAAAGAGGATCAACTATCAGTCCAATTG GCATTGAATATATTGCTGAGATTTGCATGGATGCAAACAGTGTTGAATTTTAAGGTGTCTTTACACAGAGAAACATTAGCTGCTATTGTTGCCAGTCTAGAGATCATTCATCGCGGCATCTGGAATTTCTTCAG GTTGGAGAATGAACATTTGAACAATTTTGGCAAGTTCCGTGCATTTAAATCAGTACCATTGCCTTTCAACTATGAAGATGACGAAGATAGGGATGTTTAG
- the LOC108458263 gene encoding phosphate transporter PHO1 homolog 7-like isoform X3 has translation MLRMSNQKYKDQQFWSQLKEDQLSVQLLSCIFLKIQPPANSSVALNILLRFAWMQTVLNFKVSLHRETLAAIVASLEIIHRGIWNFFRLENEHLNNFGKFRAFKSVPLPFNYEDDEDRDV, from the exons ATGTTAAG GATGAGCAACCAGAAGTACAAGGACCAGCAGTTTTGGTCTCAACTGAAAGAGGATCAACTATCAGTCCAATTG CTTAGTTGCATTTTCTTAAAAATCCAACCGCCGGCGAATTCCTCTGTG GCATTGAATATATTGCTGAGATTTGCATGGATGCAAACAGTGTTGAATTTTAAGGTGTCTTTACACAGAGAAACATTAGCTGCTATTGTTGCCAGTCTAGAGATCATTCATCGCGGCATCTGGAATTTCTTCAG GTTGGAGAATGAACATTTGAACAATTTTGGCAAGTTCCGTGCATTTAAATCAGTACCATTGCCTTTCAACTATGAAGATGACGAAGATAGGGATGTTTAG